A genomic stretch from Glaciecola nitratireducens FR1064 includes:
- a CDS encoding flagellin — MSLFVNTNVSALNAQRQLLNTSSSLNTSFERLSSGFRINSAKDDAAGLQIVDRMTSQIQGLDQAVRNANDGISLAQTVEGALQETTNALQRIRVLAIQSQNGINDTSDRLALQKEVSALKLEMSRVTTTTQFAGVNVLSGNFSSAFLVGANAGQTINVNISRAGGFGTLGLFGSSTLSVATPADASRALAQIDLAIEVIDDKRADLGAIQNRFQSTIRNLANISENVSAARSQIRDTDFAKETSELTRAQIIQQASTTILSQANQRPQAALSLLQG; from the coding sequence ATGAGTTTATTCGTAAATACCAATGTGTCTGCATTAAATGCACAAAGACAACTACTTAATACTTCATCTAGTTTAAATACCTCTTTTGAGAGATTGTCTTCGGGCTTTCGAATCAATAGTGCCAAAGACGATGCTGCAGGACTACAAATCGTAGATCGAATGACATCGCAAATTCAAGGTCTCGACCAGGCTGTTAGAAATGCCAATGACGGTATTTCATTAGCGCAAACCGTTGAGGGCGCGCTGCAAGAAACAACGAACGCATTGCAACGTATTCGAGTGCTGGCTATCCAGTCTCAAAATGGTATTAACGATACATCTGACCGTCTAGCGCTGCAAAAAGAAGTTTCTGCGTTGAAATTAGAAATGAGTCGAGTTACAACTACAACGCAGTTTGCTGGTGTTAACGTGCTATCAGGGAATTTTTCATCTGCTTTCCTTGTGGGTGCAAACGCCGGTCAGACGATCAACGTTAATATATCTCGTGCTGGCGGATTCGGTACTTTGGGGTTATTTGGCAGTTCTACTCTCAGTGTAGCTACACCGGCCGACGCATCCAGAGCGCTAGCGCAAATAGACTTAGCGATAGAAGTTATTGATGACAAGCGAGCAGACTTGGGTGCGATTCAAAACCGCTTTCAGTCAACAATTCGAAACTTAGCTAATATTTCTGAAAACGTATCAGCAGCTAGATCGCAAATACGAGATACAGATTTTGCTAAAGAAACATCCGAATTGACTCGTGCACAGATTATTCAGCAGGCAAGCACAACGATATTATCTCAGGCTAACCAGCGCCCACAAGCGGCATTGAGCCTTCTTCAGGGCTAA
- a CDS encoding Crp/Fnr family transcriptional regulator — protein sequence MSPKTHYEQLANNPWFAALPPVDIEKLVLLCKVKNLKRGEQLLAKNAPAQGLFCVLTGKIKVSNVNQNGKELVLTWLSPGTWFGEISLFDGLPRTHDSFAETDSSLLMLPAGAFQQLLVEHPELYPHFIRQLCQRIRTLFSLLDETTGLGLKQRLAKRLLTLSKGWGGIVNSQSANSSINQRNALLNASTESNLVLEDEEITISQESLASMLNSSRQTINKLLQELKNEQLIDIRYGKIVLLKPQDLKLLGEL from the coding sequence ATGTCACCCAAAACTCACTATGAACAACTGGCCAACAACCCTTGGTTTGCTGCTTTACCGCCGGTTGATATAGAAAAGCTTGTATTGCTCTGCAAAGTTAAAAACTTGAAACGAGGTGAACAGTTATTGGCTAAGAATGCACCTGCGCAAGGATTGTTCTGTGTATTAACAGGTAAAATAAAAGTAAGTAATGTGAATCAAAACGGCAAGGAACTGGTACTTACATGGCTTTCACCTGGCACCTGGTTTGGCGAAATTTCCTTATTTGATGGCTTGCCGAGAACGCATGATTCTTTTGCAGAAACAGACTCTAGCTTGCTGATGTTACCAGCTGGAGCTTTTCAGCAATTGTTGGTTGAACACCCAGAGCTGTATCCTCACTTCATTAGACAACTATGCCAGCGTATCCGCACTCTTTTTTCGCTTTTAGACGAAACTACTGGTTTGGGGCTAAAACAAAGATTAGCAAAACGCTTACTCACTTTATCAAAAGGTTGGGGTGGCATAGTGAATAGTCAATCTGCGAACTCGTCAATCAATCAACGAAATGCATTATTAAATGCATCAACTGAATCAAATTTAGTGCTTGAAGACGAGGAAATTACTATTTCTCAAGAATCACTTGCGAGCATGCTGAACTCATCGCGGCAAACGATCAATAAGTTGTTGCAGGAGCTGAAGAACGAGCAGCTTATAGATATTCGTTATGGAAAAATAGTGCTTCTAAAACCACAAGATTTGAAACTTTTAGGAGAGCTTTAA
- the flgK gene encoding flagellar hook-associated protein FlgK, giving the protein MIKTADLFSIAKTGVNASSRLLNTTSNNIANINTEGYVRERTEFKSQLNGGVDRGYTDRVLSQFAMNQLRRDTTNMGEAQAFLDGAQSLDNVLASEANSISGAITRFFASIQTAADDPTNITSRDSVLGQAQGLVNRVNTLGDFISVKEREVEQQIDDSVRTANALIKQIGDLNKAIQIVGNSSNVDTPSALMNERDLAIRKLAEYMSVETRPSPNSDLGIVVNLTSGESLVLADGTFNVLAIDGEPDLTSAQLRLSTNYAPPKANTTLNVQEQKMGGSLAGLFRYREEVLEPSQRDLGKLTVALADSFNTQNRQGMDLDQQLGGDIFTIPEFRGINYPDNADLSLGVKGRFTPGAGGDVTNTDYRIEVLSSPAGSPPTFDLQVSSLNTDGTAQLDESGNPITQTLTVTAEAGTYNKLIGGIEIELSSGASYSVGDQFLFQPLRTAANKLELATTRGEDLAFAKPLRVDTNAANLGDATIRSVTVSNTNVDNTLVNSKASGFNGLGDIQSASNLPTSVGAPASVLFTSASEFQVLDNASPPNIITTVTGVTDLKNLLQQAKDNGTAPPWPAAFAALDDYPGYDFSLEGIPKAGDSFDISFNTNGIADNRNAVELASLQQEDTVRQSIGSNGNKATFNEAYANIVGSIGALTANGQIELAASKVLQTQSSDWFESTSGVSLDEEAANLIQFQQSYAAAARILTTAQTLFDTILAASR; this is encoded by the coding sequence ATGATCAAAACAGCAGATCTATTTTCAATTGCGAAAACTGGGGTTAACGCTAGCAGTCGCTTGCTCAACACAACCAGTAATAACATTGCCAATATCAATACCGAAGGGTATGTGCGCGAGCGAACCGAGTTTAAATCACAGTTGAACGGTGGCGTTGACCGCGGATATACCGACCGGGTATTGAGCCAATTTGCTATGAATCAACTGCGCCGCGATACGACCAATATGGGCGAGGCACAGGCTTTCTTAGACGGTGCTCAAAGTCTTGATAACGTGTTAGCAAGTGAGGCTAATTCAATATCTGGCGCAATTACTCGATTTTTTGCATCAATTCAAACCGCCGCTGATGATCCAACTAACATTACTTCGCGCGATTCTGTTCTGGGTCAAGCGCAAGGTTTAGTTAATCGTGTGAATACCTTGGGTGACTTTATTTCGGTGAAAGAACGAGAAGTTGAGCAACAAATTGATGATAGCGTAAGAACGGCTAATGCCTTAATTAAACAAATTGGTGACTTAAACAAAGCGATTCAAATTGTTGGTAACAGCAGTAATGTTGACACACCGTCAGCGCTCATGAACGAGCGAGATTTAGCTATTCGTAAGTTAGCCGAGTACATGTCAGTTGAAACTCGCCCAAGTCCAAACAGTGATTTAGGCATTGTGGTTAATCTCACTTCAGGTGAGTCTCTTGTGCTGGCCGATGGTACGTTTAACGTGCTTGCAATTGATGGTGAACCAGATTTAACCAGCGCTCAACTGAGACTATCGACTAACTATGCGCCGCCTAAAGCGAATACCACTCTCAATGTGCAAGAACAGAAGATGGGTGGTTCTCTTGCAGGGTTGTTTAGATATCGAGAAGAAGTGTTAGAGCCATCACAGCGAGACTTAGGTAAATTGACCGTGGCACTTGCAGATTCCTTTAACACGCAAAACCGCCAAGGTATGGACCTTGATCAACAGTTAGGTGGCGATATTTTTACAATTCCTGAGTTTCGTGGGATCAATTATCCTGATAACGCTGATTTAAGTTTAGGGGTTAAAGGTCGCTTTACACCTGGTGCAGGTGGCGATGTTACCAATACTGATTATCGAATTGAGGTGTTAAGCAGCCCTGCGGGATCGCCCCCGACATTCGATTTGCAAGTGTCATCGTTGAACACTGACGGCACTGCGCAGCTTGATGAATCAGGTAATCCAATAACGCAAACTTTAACGGTCACAGCTGAAGCTGGAACCTACAATAAATTGATTGGCGGTATTGAAATTGAGTTATCTAGCGGTGCATCTTATTCCGTTGGCGATCAGTTTCTGTTTCAACCCTTAAGAACAGCAGCAAACAAGCTAGAACTTGCTACTACTCGGGGTGAAGATTTAGCTTTTGCTAAACCCTTGAGAGTGGATACTAACGCGGCCAACTTAGGTGACGCGACTATTCGTTCTGTAACGGTCAGTAATACCAACGTTGATAATACCTTGGTCAACTCCAAAGCTTCAGGTTTCAATGGCCTGGGTGATATTCAAAGTGCATCAAATTTACCCACAAGCGTGGGTGCTCCAGCCTCTGTTTTATTTACCAGTGCCTCGGAATTTCAAGTACTCGATAACGCGTCTCCACCTAATATTATTACGACGGTTACCGGTGTTACTGATTTAAAAAATTTACTACAGCAAGCAAAAGATAATGGTACTGCACCTCCTTGGCCGGCAGCTTTTGCCGCTCTGGATGACTATCCAGGATACGATTTCAGTTTGGAAGGTATCCCGAAAGCCGGTGATTCCTTTGATATTAGTTTTAATACCAATGGTATTGCGGATAACCGAAATGCCGTTGAACTTGCCAGCCTGCAGCAAGAGGACACTGTTCGACAAAGTATTGGAAGCAATGGTAACAAAGCCACTTTTAACGAAGCCTACGCAAATATTGTCGGCAGTATTGGTGCGTTAACCGCAAATGGACAAATTGAATTAGCTGCGTCAAAAGTATTGCAAACGCAATCTTCAGATTGGTTTGAATCTACTTCTGGCGTGAGTTTAGATGAGGAAGCTGCAAACCTGATACAGTTTCAACAATCATATGCGGCAGCAGCCAGAATTTTGACAACAGCTCAAACCTTGTTTGACACGATATTAGCAGCATCAAGGTAA
- the fliD gene encoding flagellar filament capping protein FliD, whose product MGISSLGVGSGLDLEGLVSQLLEAERAPKAARLDAQDERIESEISSLGQLKSKLSEFKDSVDELRKDQSLTGREPTIRNPSEESEPFTAEASNSALTGEYAITVERLASGSRIESATAANGGFTSSSDQVTDTAGSLTFKIGGTGDTFSINVAAGATLAQLREQINKAEGNFGITANIINTGTADGGAKLVISSKVTGEGNDLSIVNDNNLAGLNRIATTDSAETASYLVPTKTAQNAQAIIDGITVQSDTNEFENTIQNVTFTAKAVSEKNSLDEFQSSTLVIGFDQEALDEKIKGFVESYNALNEEIRSLTKYGESDLEEDGALAGDFTIRGIQAGLGNILSGTVSASALGGLFQIGIELTSEGKLEIGSSDFGLGTGASRLSDALEDNFDEVSKLFTADDGIATKLYDFIDQYTKSSGILADRETAAKDQRDRLLDDRAAFELRLVSFEQTLRGRYLNLDQTVARLQQSSSALLASLF is encoded by the coding sequence ATGGGCATTTCATCGTTAGGGGTCGGATCAGGTTTAGACCTTGAAGGGCTAGTATCGCAATTACTAGAGGCAGAGCGCGCACCAAAAGCGGCTCGTCTAGATGCTCAAGACGAAAGAATTGAATCCGAGATATCAAGTCTCGGACAACTCAAATCAAAACTCTCCGAATTTAAAGACTCCGTTGACGAGCTTCGCAAAGATCAATCATTAACCGGTCGCGAACCGACGATACGCAATCCATCTGAAGAATCCGAACCATTCACTGCTGAGGCATCGAACAGCGCCTTAACCGGCGAGTACGCGATAACTGTTGAGCGTTTGGCAAGCGGAAGTCGCATTGAATCAGCGACAGCCGCCAACGGCGGTTTTACTTCATCTAGCGACCAAGTAACGGATACAGCGGGTTCACTCACATTTAAAATTGGTGGCACTGGCGACACGTTTTCAATCAACGTTGCTGCTGGAGCGACACTAGCTCAACTGCGTGAACAAATTAACAAAGCCGAGGGCAATTTTGGTATTACGGCCAACATTATTAATACTGGTACTGCTGATGGTGGTGCCAAGCTTGTAATTAGTTCCAAAGTCACCGGCGAAGGAAACGATCTTTCGATCGTAAATGATAATAACCTTGCTGGGCTAAATCGCATAGCTACCACAGATTCTGCGGAAACGGCCTCTTATCTAGTACCAACAAAAACAGCACAAAATGCTCAAGCTATTATTGACGGAATTACGGTACAAAGCGATACCAATGAATTCGAAAATACAATTCAAAACGTCACGTTTACAGCAAAAGCCGTGTCTGAGAAAAATTCTCTTGATGAATTTCAATCCTCTACGTTGGTTATCGGTTTCGATCAGGAAGCTCTCGATGAGAAAATTAAAGGCTTTGTAGAGAGCTATAATGCGCTCAATGAAGAAATTAGATCCTTAACCAAGTACGGAGAGTCGGACTTAGAAGAGGATGGGGCACTGGCCGGTGACTTCACCATTCGAGGCATTCAAGCTGGGCTTGGCAATATTCTAAGCGGCACAGTATCAGCATCGGCGTTAGGTGGTTTATTCCAAATTGGTATCGAGCTGACTAGCGAAGGTAAACTCGAAATTGGCAGCAGTGACTTTGGTCTCGGAACAGGTGCAAGTAGATTAAGCGATGCCTTAGAAGATAATTTTGACGAAGTGTCAAAGTTGTTTACGGCCGATGATGGTATTGCTACAAAATTGTATGACTTTATCGACCAATATACTAAATCTAGTGGGATCTTAGCCGATAGAGAGACAGCAGCGAAAGACCAACGAGACCGCCTATTAGACGATCGTGCCGCCTTTGAATTACGTTTGGTTAGCTTTGAACAGACATTGCGTGGACGTTATCTAAACCTGGACCAGACGGTAGCCAGACTACAACAATCAAGCTCGGCGCTGCTAGCAAGCTTATTTTAG
- a CDS encoding flagellin, translating into MSLFVNTNSSALNAQRQLSESSQALNKSFERLSSGFRINSASDDAAGLQISDRLTSQLQGLNQAVRNSNDAISITQTAEGALAETTNSLQRIRQLAVQSQNGINSSADRVALQKEVAALKTEISRIATDTKFNNLNILDASYSAAFLVGANSGQTISVNLSASKIVGGTGFSATGLGIGSLSVETFGEASAALASIDTAISAVGNVRADLGALQNRFQSTIRNLTNIAENLAGARSQIRDTDFAAETADLTRNQIIQQASISVLSQANQRPQAALSLLA; encoded by the coding sequence ATGTCATTATTTGTAAACACCAATTCATCTGCGTTAAATGCGCAAAGACAACTTTCGGAATCAAGCCAGGCACTGAATAAGTCATTTGAGCGCTTGTCTTCGGGTTTCAGAATTAACAGTGCGTCGGACGATGCCGCTGGCCTGCAAATTTCAGATCGCCTTACGAGTCAACTGCAAGGGTTGAATCAAGCTGTACGAAACTCTAATGATGCAATTTCGATAACCCAAACTGCAGAGGGCGCATTGGCAGAAACGACTAACTCTCTGCAGCGTATCCGCCAACTGGCGGTGCAATCACAAAACGGTATAAATTCATCAGCCGATCGTGTTGCCCTGCAAAAAGAAGTGGCTGCGTTAAAAACTGAGATTTCTCGAATTGCAACGGACACTAAATTCAACAACCTGAATATCTTAGACGCATCGTATTCTGCAGCGTTCTTGGTTGGTGCAAACAGTGGTCAAACGATCAGTGTGAATTTATCAGCATCGAAAATAGTTGGGGGTACAGGATTTAGTGCCACTGGATTGGGGATTGGTTCGCTATCTGTTGAAACTTTTGGCGAGGCATCTGCAGCCTTGGCAAGTATCGACACCGCTATTTCTGCTGTAGGTAACGTAAGAGCTGACTTGGGCGCTTTGCAAAACCGCTTTCAGTCGACTATTCGAAACTTAACTAATATTGCTGAGAATTTAGCCGGTGCAAGAAGCCAAATTCGTGACACTGATTTTGCAGCTGAAACCGCAGACCTAACGCGAAATCAGATTATTCAGCAGGCTTCAATTTCGGTATTGAGTCAGGCCAATCAAAGACCGCAAGCTGCACTGTCGTTATTGGCTTAA
- a CDS encoding flagellin, translating to MSLFVSTNVSALQAQRQIFTSSTRLDTAYERLSSGFRINSSKDDAAGQQISDLISTQVNGLNQAVRNANDGISLAQTAEGAMQEITNALQRIRVLAIQSQNGINSANDRNALQKEVSALKSEIDRVSSTTQFAGVDILSGNFSSIFLVGANSGQFIAINLSRQGGFSTKGLFGNDEISVANAGLASAAVSFMDTAISMIDSKRAELGALQNRFQSSVRNLAEVAENASQARSRIKDTDFAEETAVLTRLQISQEASVTVLGQANQRAQQALQLLQ from the coding sequence GTGAGTCTATTCGTTAGTACGAATGTGTCTGCATTGCAAGCACAGCGCCAGATTTTTACAAGTTCAACTCGCCTCGACACGGCATATGAACGTTTATCATCTGGTTTTAGAATCAACAGTTCAAAAGATGATGCTGCAGGTCAACAAATTAGCGACCTCATCTCAACTCAAGTGAACGGATTGAATCAAGCTGTACGCAACGCAAATGATGGTATTTCACTTGCACAAACCGCCGAAGGCGCGATGCAAGAAATTACCAACGCATTACAACGTATTAGAGTACTGGCGATCCAATCCCAAAACGGAATTAATTCCGCCAACGATAGAAATGCATTACAAAAAGAAGTGTCCGCATTGAAATCTGAAATCGACCGTGTTTCGTCGACGACACAATTTGCAGGTGTTGACATTCTTAGCGGCAATTTTTCGTCCATATTTTTGGTCGGCGCAAATTCTGGGCAGTTCATTGCCATCAATTTGTCCCGCCAGGGCGGATTTAGCACTAAAGGTCTTTTTGGCAACGATGAGATCTCAGTAGCAAACGCAGGACTTGCTTCCGCTGCCGTAAGCTTTATGGATACAGCAATTTCGATGATTGATTCAAAGCGTGCCGAGTTAGGCGCATTGCAAAACCGTTTTCAATCAAGTGTGCGCAATTTGGCCGAAGTTGCTGAAAACGCATCACAAGCTAGGTCACGTATCAAAGATACTGATTTCGCTGAAGAAACCGCTGTGTTAACGCGTTTGCAGATTAGCCAAGAAGCCAGTGTAACTGTGCTTGGTCAAGCTAATCAGAGAGCACAACAGGCACTGCAGCTATTGCAGTAA
- a CDS encoding class II aldolase/adducin family protein, giving the protein MSSVKENVSAEEWQARVDLAAAYRIVAYYGWDDLVFTHISARVPGPEHHFLINPYGMMFDEVTASSLVKVDIHGEKVMQSDYEVNPAGFIIHSAVHESRDDAHCVMHLHTIEGIAVSTLKDGLQPFSQQSLFPLSSLSYHDYEGVALNPDEKARLVADLGDTTSMILRNHGLLTCGASVAEAFTAMFLLQRACEIQLKAQATGLPMTLIPAEILAGIKVQAKQVTRSAGGSLAWPGILRKLDRVNPGYAD; this is encoded by the coding sequence ATGAGTTCAGTAAAAGAAAATGTCAGTGCGGAAGAATGGCAAGCTCGCGTCGACTTAGCTGCAGCATATAGAATTGTCGCATATTACGGCTGGGATGATTTAGTGTTCACGCATATTTCAGCGCGCGTTCCAGGCCCCGAGCATCACTTTTTAATTAACCCATACGGCATGATGTTTGACGAAGTCACCGCTTCGAGTTTGGTAAAAGTGGATATCCATGGTGAAAAAGTCATGCAGTCTGATTATGAAGTAAATCCTGCTGGCTTTATTATTCATAGTGCCGTGCACGAGTCGCGTGATGATGCACATTGCGTGATGCACCTGCATACGATTGAAGGAATTGCAGTTTCTACGCTCAAGGACGGACTGCAGCCATTTAGTCAGCAGTCACTCTTCCCTTTATCTTCATTGTCGTACCACGACTACGAGGGCGTTGCACTAAATCCTGATGAGAAGGCAAGGCTGGTTGCCGACTTGGGTGACACAACGTCTATGATCTTGCGTAATCATGGCTTATTGACCTGCGGCGCATCGGTTGCAGAAGCCTTCACAGCGATGTTTTTATTACAACGTGCTTGCGAAATTCAATTAAAAGCACAAGCAACTGGCCTGCCTATGACGTTAATACCTGCTGAGATCTTAGCGGGAATAAAGGTTCAAGCGAAACAAGTAACTCGCTCAGCTGGCGGTTCGTTAGCTTGGCCGGGTATTTTGCGTAAACTAGACCGTGTTAATCCTGGTTACGCTGATTAG
- a CDS encoding flagellar protein FlaG: MDTIIPQAGNNVASEFLKPSRLPVFERIDKVESSDSAKAQNAFANTNTAEQNSAVKNTQSPQAIATEADTLKREESAAELTSALVDISEFLQNRNTKLAFSVDEATDRSVVTVKDAASGDVIRQIPSEEVLKFAERINELQSEFGSSAGILLRGQA; encoded by the coding sequence ATGGACACAATAATCCCGCAAGCTGGCAACAATGTTGCAAGTGAGTTCTTAAAACCGTCAAGATTGCCGGTATTTGAACGGATTGATAAGGTCGAATCGTCTGACAGCGCAAAGGCTCAGAATGCGTTTGCTAATACCAATACTGCTGAGCAAAACTCTGCTGTAAAAAATACGCAAAGTCCTCAAGCAATTGCAACTGAGGCCGATACTCTTAAACGAGAGGAGAGCGCGGCTGAACTTACGTCAGCGCTTGTAGACATTAGCGAGTTTTTGCAAAATAGAAATACCAAACTTGCATTCTCAGTGGATGAAGCAACGGATAGATCAGTAGTGACGGTCAAAGATGCGGCATCCGGAGATGTAATACGGCAAATTCCTTCCGAGGAAGTGCTTAAATTTGCAGAGCGAATAAACGAATTACAGTCTGAATTTGGCAGTAGCGCAGGTATTCTACTGAGAGGGCAGGCTTAA
- a CDS encoding flagellin, whose product MSLFVNTNQSALNAQRQLMSSSNSLNTSFERLSSGFRINRASDDAAGLQISDRMTTQINGLNQAVRNANDAISLTQTAEGALSETTNSLQRIRQLAVQSQNGINSSADRLALQKEVAALKTEISRIATDTQFNKVDLLTNNFSAAFLVGANSGQTISVNLSGANLPGINGFSATGLGIGELSVETFGDASAALVAIDNAISSIGGARADLGALTNRFQSTIRNLTNISENVSGARSQIRDTDFASETAELTRNQIIQQASTTILSQANQRPQAALQLLG is encoded by the coding sequence ATGTCCTTGTTCGTAAATACAAACCAATCGGCGTTGAATGCTCAGCGTCAATTAATGAGTTCATCAAACAGTTTGAATACTTCATTCGAACGTTTATCTTCGGGTTTCCGTATCAACCGTGCTTCAGATGATGCTGCAGGTTTGCAAATTTCGGATCGTATGACTACGCAAATCAATGGCTTGAACCAAGCCGTTCGAAACGCGAATGATGCGATTTCGTTAACGCAAACTGCTGAAGGCGCTTTGTCTGAAACAACGAATTCGTTACAAAGAATCCGTCAATTAGCAGTTCAGTCACAGAATGGTATTAACTCTTCTGCTGACCGACTTGCACTTCAAAAAGAGGTTGCTGCACTTAAAACTGAGATTTCAAGAATTGCTACTGACACCCAATTTAACAAAGTTGACTTGTTGACTAACAACTTCTCAGCTGCGTTCTTAGTAGGTGCAAACAGTGGTCAAACTATCTCTGTGAACCTATCTGGTGCCAATCTTCCGGGTATCAATGGATTTTCGGCAACAGGCTTAGGCATTGGTGAATTGTCAGTAGAAACCTTTGGTGACGCTTCTGCTGCCCTAGTAGCAATTGACAACGCTATTTCCTCTATAGGTGGCGCAAGAGCTGACCTAGGTGCATTAACCAACCGATTCCAATCAACTATCCGTAACTTGACTAATATCTCTGAGAACGTGTCTGGCGCAAGATCCCAGATCCGTGATACAGATTTTGCGTCTGAAACGGCTGAGTTGACACGTAATCAGATCATTCAACAGGCTAGCACAACCATACTATCACAGGCTAATCAGCGTCCTCAGGCCGCTCTTCAGCTTCTTGGTTAA
- the fliS gene encoding flagellar export chaperone FliS gives MALKGINAYKKGNLKQDIATADPHRLTLMLMQGALDRMAYAKGCMERKDFAGKSEHLSRVSAILLNLRDTLDLDIGGEVAQNLYALYEFMVQRLLDANMQNSLQIMDEVINLLLPIKTAWASIPEDAKQEAYEIQRQKRQSV, from the coding sequence ATGGCGCTTAAAGGTATAAACGCATATAAAAAGGGTAATCTAAAACAAGATATTGCAACTGCCGATCCTCACCGTTTAACATTGATGTTAATGCAGGGTGCTCTCGACCGTATGGCTTACGCTAAGGGCTGTATGGAACGAAAAGATTTTGCCGGGAAGTCTGAACATTTGTCTAGGGTGAGCGCTATTTTACTTAATCTTCGAGACACACTGGATTTAGATATTGGCGGCGAAGTTGCACAAAATCTTTATGCACTATATGAGTTTATGGTTCAGCGCTTATTGGATGCTAACATGCAAAACAGCTTGCAGATAATGGACGAAGTGATTAATCTGCTATTACCAATAAAGACGGCTTGGGCAAGTATTCCTGAAGATGCAAAACAAGAGGCATACGAAATTCAACGTCAAAAACGCCAATCTGTGTGA
- the flgL gene encoding flagellar hook-associated protein FlgL, translating to MRITTNLIYSQNLRNIDTNQGNLVDIQQQLASGKKLLRPSDDPVGAAQVIRLTEELDKITQYQRNNDLATNALEQQETALRSINDVVNRARVLTVQSGNGILGKEDRKAIGAEIEQIRNQVLDLMNTRNASGEYIFAGYQSSSQAFEFNPSASGNKVSFLGDDGENQIQISDSVKIQSTSSGKSIFQEVFARLNFEISGQSAGLSLNTARIDEQGSFDNFHKQNFDPVNAANNQYRFDILAGDQVSITNIGTGSIVSTQDFESGKPLRFAGMEFNFTGAVGDSLEIDLKRPEKKNLAETLNDMFIALTSDSISETAFVNAIDNTLVGLDNGLEKMSLESSSIGARLNIAESVKESNLDSDLSLQSARSSIQDVDYAKASTEFAKQETALQAAFQSFPRVANLSLFDYIG from the coding sequence ATGCGTATAACGACAAATTTAATTTATAGTCAAAACTTAAGAAATATTGATACCAACCAAGGCAATTTGGTCGATATTCAGCAGCAGCTGGCAAGCGGTAAAAAGCTCCTGCGTCCGAGTGATGATCCTGTCGGTGCAGCCCAAGTAATTCGCCTGACAGAAGAGCTAGACAAAATCACGCAATATCAACGCAATAATGACTTAGCAACTAATGCGCTGGAACAGCAAGAAACAGCGCTTCGCAGCATTAACGATGTGGTAAATAGAGCGCGAGTACTAACTGTGCAGTCTGGTAACGGTATTTTAGGAAAGGAAGATAGAAAAGCGATCGGTGCCGAAATAGAACAAATTCGTAATCAAGTATTAGATTTGATGAATACCCGCAATGCTAGCGGTGAATACATTTTTGCTGGTTATCAGTCATCCTCTCAAGCGTTTGAATTTAATCCGAGCGCGAGTGGTAATAAAGTGTCTTTTTTAGGTGACGATGGCGAGAATCAAATACAAATTTCAGACAGCGTGAAGATCCAAAGCACTTCCTCGGGTAAATCTATTTTTCAGGAAGTGTTCGCGCGCCTAAACTTTGAGATAAGTGGACAAAGTGCGGGCTTGTCGCTTAACACTGCGCGCATAGACGAGCAGGGTAGCTTTGACAACTTTCATAAGCAAAATTTCGATCCTGTGAATGCGGCAAATAACCAATATCGTTTTGATATTTTAGCAGGGGACCAAGTATCAATCACCAATATTGGTACAGGTAGTATTGTTTCTACACAAGACTTTGAATCAGGAAAACCTCTACGTTTTGCTGGTATGGAGTTTAATTTCACAGGTGCCGTCGGCGATTCACTTGAAATTGATTTAAAAAGACCAGAAAAGAAGAATTTGGCAGAAACGCTAAACGATATGTTTATTGCATTAACCTCAGACAGCATTTCCGAAACAGCTTTCGTCAATGCAATCGACAATACCTTAGTAGGTTTAGACAATGGTTTAGAAAAAATGTCGCTTGAGAGCTCTTCCATTGGAGCGCGCTTAAATATCGCTGAGTCGGTCAAAGAATCAAATTTAGACAGTGACCTGTCTTTGCAATCTGCACGTTCTAGTATCCAAGACGTCGATTATGCAAAGGCCTCAACGGAATTTGCCAAGCAAGAAACTGCGCTTCAGGCAGCATTCCAATCTTTTCCTAGAGTGGCAAACTTGTCACTATTTGATTACATCGGTTAG